The following proteins come from a genomic window of Patescibacteria group bacterium:
- a CDS encoding response regulator yields the protein MKKILFIEDESALQKTFGDILKQGGYEMISALDGETGFNLARTKKPDLILLDLVLPRMHGFEVLKKLKEEPETKEIPVIVLTNLEKMEDVEQAVKLGATAYLVKTKYTIEEVMEKIKKAIEE from the coding sequence ATGAAGAAAATATTATTCATTGAAGATGAATCTGCTCTTCAAAAAACATTTGGAGATATTTTGAAACAGGGGGGCTATGAAATGATTAGTGCCTTAGATGGGGAAACAGGTTTTAACTTAGCCAGGACCAAAAAGCCAGATTTAATTTTGCTTGACCTCGTTTTGCCCAGAATGCACGGTTTTGAGGTTTTGAAGAAGCTAAAAGAAGAACCAGAGACAAAAGAAATTCCGGTTATTGTTTTGACTAATCTTGAAAAGATGGAAGATGTGGAACAAGCCGTTAAATTGGGAGCAACTGCTTATTTAGTGAAAACTAAATATACAATAGAGGAAGTGATGGAAAAAATTAAAAAAGCCATTGAAGAATAA
- a CDS encoding HAMP domain-containing histidine kinase, whose amino-acid sequence MLKKILAQLNILAQCRRYGLPLWQCPQFLFLVMGSVIASASIVSYLIGTRYIADPEMVALIILVITTVLFIIAFVTTRSFERLAEASRMKSEFINIISHQLRSPLTNIKWTFELLTSKEMEVPSGKVEEYLNNVKENIARMVELIDDLLIVSKIEQGTFPVLKKEFSLESLIKEQVSRYKVFAEASHIELSFSSQKSLSEVFTDPSLLKLVVENLIDNAVRYTKGRGKVKISIERREKNLFFKIKDSGAGIPKKEQRYIFRKFFRAENILKERTRGSGLGLYVCKSIIEKLGGKIWFESKEGKGTTFYFTLPI is encoded by the coding sequence ATGCTTAAAAAAATTCTTGCCCAATTAAATATTCTTGCCCAGTGTCGACGTTATGGGCTTCCTCTTTGGCAGTGCCCCCAGTTTCTTTTTTTGGTAATGGGAAGTGTTATTGCTTCAGCTTCAATTGTCTCTTATTTAATCGGGACTCGTTATATAGCTGATCCTGAAATGGTGGCTCTGATTATTCTTGTTATTACCACAGTTTTATTTATTATTGCCTTTGTTACGACTCGGAGCTTTGAAAGATTGGCTGAGGCCTCCCGAATGAAATCGGAATTTATCAACATAATTTCTCACCAGCTGCGTTCTCCTTTAACCAACATAAAATGGACATTTGAACTTCTGACCTCAAAAGAAATGGAAGTGCCTTCGGGAAAAGTAGAAGAATATTTAAATAATGTGAAAGAAAATATTGCCCGAATGGTAGAATTAATTGATGATTTGTTAATTGTTTCCAAAATTGAACAAGGAACTTTTCCAGTATTGAAAAAAGAATTTTCCTTGGAAAGTTTAATAAAAGAGCAAGTTTCACGATATAAGGTTTTTGCCGAGGCCTCACATATTGAGCTAAGTTTTTCTTCTCAGAAAAGTTTGTCTGAAGTTTTTACGGACCCTTCTTTATTAAAACTTGTAGTTGAAAATCTTATAGACAATGCTGTTCGTTATACCAAAGGTAGAGGGAAAGTGAAAATTAGCATTGAGAGAAGAGAAAAAAACTTATTTTTTAAAATAAAAGATTCGGGGGCGGGTATTCCTAAAAAAGAACAAAGGTATATTTTCCGGAAATTTTTCCGGGCAGAGAATATTTTGAAAGAACGAACCCGGGGAAGTGGTTTAGGATTATATGTCTGCAAATCAATTATTGAGAAATTAGGAGGAAAAATTTGGTTTGAATCCAAAGAGGGAAAAGGAACAACCTTTTATTTTACATTACCAATTTAG
- the rny gene encoding ribonuclease Y, translating into MYQFILLLAGVLILAIGATLGYFARQSIARKKADTIETTLQKKISQVKKDAGEITSRAKEKATQIIEKTKRDVASQRRELFSAEKLLLKRQNILGERISNLEEKEREFREKVEKLREIKTALEDLKQETLKNLERVSKLSREEAKKELLGDLEREYQKEILEKIRKLEEAGFEKYEKKAKEIVALAIQKYALSQAQELTTTTVNLPNEEIKGRIIGKEGRNIRTLERLTGVEVVVDETPEVVMISGFDPIRRQIAKTALEKLIQDGRIQPARIEETVQKVESDIVSQIKEAGEKAVYDTGIVNLDPKIVQLLGRLRFRTSYGQNVLLHSIEVSHLAATLASELGANSKIAQKAGLLHDIGKAVDHQVQGSHTDIGIKILEKFEVEKEIIDAMKSHHEEYPAETLEAILVQVADQISGARPGARKDTLENYLKRLEELEGIALSFSGVEKAYAIQAGREIRIFVRPGEIDDLFAKKLAREVANRIQEELKYPGEIKVTVIRENRAVEYAR; encoded by the coding sequence ATGTATCAATTTATCCTACTTTTAGCGGGTGTCCTTATTTTGGCAATAGGAGCGACCTTGGGTTATTTTGCCCGTCAATCAATTGCCAGGAAAAAAGCAGACACCATAGAGACAACTCTTCAAAAGAAAATTTCTCAGGTAAAAAAAGATGCCGGAGAAATAACATCAAGAGCTAAAGAGAAAGCAACTCAGATTATTGAAAAAACAAAAAGAGATGTCGCCAGTCAGCGCCGGGAACTTTTTAGCGCTGAAAAGCTTTTATTGAAAAGACAGAATATCTTAGGGGAGAGAATTTCAAATCTGGAAGAGAAAGAAAGAGAGTTTCGTGAGAAAGTGGAAAAACTTAGGGAGATAAAGACAGCTTTAGAAGATTTGAAACAAGAAACTCTTAAAAATTTGGAGAGGGTTTCTAAACTTTCCAGGGAAGAAGCAAAAAAAGAATTACTGGGAGACCTTGAAAGAGAATATCAGAAAGAAATTTTGGAGAAAATAAGAAAGTTAGAGGAAGCTGGTTTTGAAAAATATGAGAAGAAAGCTAAAGAAATAGTAGCTTTGGCTATTCAAAAATATGCTCTTTCTCAGGCTCAGGAATTGACTACTACGACAGTTAATCTTCCAAACGAGGAGATAAAAGGAAGAATTATTGGGAAAGAAGGAAGAAACATTAGAACCTTAGAGAGATTAACCGGCGTAGAAGTAGTTGTTGATGAGACGCCTGAAGTTGTAATGATTTCTGGTTTTGATCCTATCCGAAGACAGATTGCTAAAACTGCTTTAGAGAAATTAATTCAGGACGGCAGGATTCAACCAGCCAGAATTGAAGAGACAGTTCAGAAAGTGGAATCAGATATTGTTTCGCAGATAAAAGAAGCGGGGGAGAAAGCAGTTTATGATACCGGAATAGTCAATCTTGACCCCAAAATAGTTCAGCTTTTAGGAAGGTTGCGTTTTAGAACCAGTTATGGTCAAAATGTTTTACTTCATTCAATTGAAGTTTCCCATTTGGCTGCTACCTTAGCTTCAGAATTAGGAGCTAATTCAAAAATAGCCCAAAAAGCAGGTTTGCTCCATGATATTGGGAAAGCAGTTGACCATCAGGTTCAGGGTTCCCATACTGATATTGGAATAAAAATTTTAGAAAAGTTTGAGGTAGAGAAAGAAATAATTGATGCTATGAAATCTCACCATGAAGAATACCCTGCCGAAACCCTTGAAGCAATTTTAGTTCAGGTAGCTGACCAAATTTCAGGTGCCCGTCCTGGAGCAAGAAAAGATACCCTTGAAAATTATCTCAAAAGATTAGAAGAGCTTGAAGGTATTGCTTTATCTTTTTCTGGAGTTGAAAAAGCTTATGCTATCCAGGCAGGTAGAGAGATTCGCATTTTTGTTAGACCGGGAGAGATCGATGATTTATTTGCAAAGAAATTAGCCAGAGAAGTTGCCAATAGAATCCAAGAAGAATTAAAATATCCCGGTGAAATAAAAGTGACGGTGATTAGGGAAAATAGGGCAGTGGAGTATGCCCGGTAG